CAGGTGCGCAAGGTGATGGGGGAGACGGACCCCCGCAAGGCGGCTCCCGGGACCATCAGGGGGGATTTCGCGGTGGAGATCACCCGCAACATCGTGCACGGTTCCGACAGCCCGGATACCGCCGCCAGGGAGATCGACCTCTTCTTCCCCGGGCTCGCATGAGAAGCTCTTCCCCGGACTCACCGTGAACGTGGGTGACGTGGGCCGGGTAACGGGCGGCGCGGCACCCGCCGGGATACGCGGCGTTTCGGGCGGCGTGCCGGCCCATGGAGCCGGACGGGGGTGCGGCCCTCGCCGGGTTGAGGGAACCGGGGGATGCCCGCTTCCGTCTACGGAACGGTGGGGCCGTGCCTACGGCATGCCGGGCATCCGCACCTCTTTGACCTGCTGAAAGGAGCGGGAAAGGGTATTGACGGCGTCCCCATGTGATAAAATGTTTGGTGCAGCAAGCGGCCTTCGGGCCGTTAAAAATATGAGGGAAAGGTGATAGGTATGTTCTCCTCCTGGGAGATGCTGGGAAGGGACATGGCCATCGACCTGGGGACGGCGAACACCCTGGTCTACGTGCGCGGGAAGGGCATCGTGCTCAACGAGCCCTCCGTGGTGGCCATCAACACCAGCAACGGCGCCATCCTCGCGGTGGGGGCGGAGGCGAAGAGGATGATCGGCCGTACCCCGGGCCATATCGTCGCGGTGCGCCCCCTCAAGGACGGGGTGATCGCCGATTTCGACGTCACGGAGAAGATGCTCCGCTACTTCATCCAGAAGGTGCACAAGAGGCGCCTCTTCGCCAGGCCCCGGGTGGTGGTCTGCGTGCCCTCGGGGACCACCGGGGTGGAGCAGAGGGCGGTCGAGGAGGCCTGCATACAGGCGGGAGCGAGGGCCGCCTACATCATCGAGGAACCCATGGCGGCGGCCATCGGGGCGGGACTTCCCATCCACGAGCCCACCGGAAACATGGTAGTGGACGTGGGCGGCGGCACCACGGAGGTGGCGGTGATCTCCCTGGGGGGCATAGTGACCAGCGAGTCCATCCGCATCGGCGGGGACGAGCTGGACGAGGCGGTGGTCAACTACATAAAGAGGGAGTACAACCTCATGATCGGGGAGCGAACGGCGGAGGAGCTGAAGATCCAGATCGGATCCGCTTTCCCCGTGGATGACGAGATCAACGCGGAGATAAGAGGGAGGGACCTGGTCACCGGCCTGCCCAAGACCATCGTGGTGCTGGCGGAGGAGATCAGGGAGGCCATAGAGGAGCCCGTCTCCTCCATCGTGGAAGCGGTCAAGACCACCCTGGACAAGACTCCCCCGGAGCTGGCCTCCGATATCATGGACCGCGGCATTTACCTCACGGGTGGGGGATCCCTGCTCACCGGGCTGGACGAGAGGTTGCGGCACGAGACGGCTATGCCGGTGGTGGTCACCGCCTCGCCCCTGTCCGACGTGGCCATAGGATCGGGGAAATGCCTCGAGGAGTTCGATATCATGAAAAAGGTGTTGATCTCCTCATCCCGGCACTGATCCGGGGTTGAGCGATCATGATGGAGAGAGAGAACCGGCGCCAGCGCACGCTGCTGATCATCCTCGTCGTCATCTGCGTCCTCCTGGTCACCGTCTATTCACGCGAGAGCGACGACGGGCTCTTCCACCGCCTGCAGCGCTTCTCCATGGACGTCGTCTCCCCCCTCCAGAAAGGGATGAAGAAGGTGTTCGGCCCGGTGCGGGACGGCATCGCTTTCCTGCTGGACCTGGGGAGGGCGAGGGGGGAACGCGACCGCCTGAAAGAGGAGGTCAAGGACCTGGAGGAGAAGGTGCACGAGCTGGAGGAGACGAAGCGGGAGAACGAGATGCTGCGGGAGATGATCTCCGTCAAGGAAGCCAACCCGGAACTGGAATTCCTGGTCGTGGACGTCATCGGCGCCAACCCGGACGCGTGGGAACAGACCATCCTCATCGGGGCGGGCTACTCCGACGGCCTGAAGGAATACATGGCGGTGCTGAGCGAGGACGGGAGCCTGGTGGGGAGGATCATTCTCTGCACCTCGCAGTCCTCCGTAGTCCAGCTCATCACCGACGAGGAGAGCGCGGTGGGGGCGAAGCTGCAGCGCAACTCGGAGATGGGCGTGCTGCGCGGCGAGGGGGGCGGAAAGGTGCACCTGGAGCTTCTCAACCAGGACGCGGACGTGCGCACGGGAGACATGGTCGTCTCCTCCGGCCTCGGGGGCACCTGCCCGGCCGGCATTCCCATAGGCGTCATCACCGAGATAGGGGAAAAGCAGGCGGACCTTTCGGTGGGCATCATCATCCAGCCCCGGGCCAACATGACCCGCCTGGACAAGGTCATGGTGGTGATGTCGCCACAGCCTTCCACCGCCCCGGGAGTGGCGGAAGGAGGTCGTTGAGATATGATGTCCGCACACCGCCGCCTCCTTTTCGCCATCATCCTTCTGGTCTTCCTGCTCATACAGGTGGGGGTGGCGACGGAGATAAGCGTGGGAAGGGTGAAGCCGGACATCCTGCTGGTGGCCACCATATGCTGGGCGCTGCTGGAGGGGCCGAGCCGGGGCGCGCTGTTCGGGTTTTTCGGCGGCCTGCTCGAGGACGCCTTCACCACGGCCGTTATGGGGGTGGGGGCGTTCGCCAAGACCATCCTGGGCTACGCGGGCGGGGAACTGCGGCAGCGCGTCATATCGAAATCCGTCGTCTGGCCGGCCGTCATCGTCTTTTTCGGCTCCATCCTGCACGAGCTCATCAAGTTCGCGACCTGGGCCATGGTGGGCATGGAGGAGAGGCCCGCCTTCAATTTCGGCATCATAGCCGGGATGGCGCTTTACAACGCCCTCCTCACCCTGGTGGTGTATCCCGTGCTGGCGAGGTTCAGCACCGGCGAGGAAAGGGCGTTGATGTTCTGATGGGGGGTGTAGATGATGCCGGTTAACCCGCAGCAGAAGGGCGCCATGGTCCATCGCTACACCCTTTTCGTGATGTTCGTAGGGGTCATGGTAGCGGTGCTCGTGGTGAGGTTGTGGTTCCTGCAGGTGGTGCAGGGGGACCGCTACCGCGTAATGGCCGAGGGCAACCGCATACGCGAGGTCCCCCTCGAGGCCTCGCGGGGCAAGATCCTGGACAGGAACGGTCAGATGCTGGTGGGCAACCGCTGGGCCCTATCCATTTTCGTCCTTCCCACCGAGTTCGAGAAGCTGGAGGACAAGGAAGGGGAGGCGGCGAGGCTGGCGGAGATGCTGGGCATGAGTGCCGAGGAGGTCCTGGAAAAGGTGCAGGGGGAGGAGGTGCAGCCCCACAAGCCGGTGCTGATCCGCAAGGACGTGGACCCCCGCGTCTACTTCTACATCGCCGAGCGGCAGGTGGATTTTCCCTGGGTGCTGGCGGAGAAGATGCCGGTGCGCGAGTACCCCGAGGGGGACGAGAGCCTGGCCGCCCACGTCCTCGGTTACCTGGGCGAGATATCGGAGGAACAACTGGAGAAGCTGAGCGAGAAGGGGTACAAGGCGGGGGACATCGTGGGCACCTCGGGCGTGGAGGCCTATTACGAGGACATCCTGCGCGGCGTGGACGGCAAGATGATCATGGAGGTGGATGCCCAGGGGAAGCCGCTGCAGGAGCTGGGAAAGGAGGAGCGCAACCCCGGGAAAACCCTGGTCCTGACGCTTGAAAAGGAGCTGCAGAGGGAGGTGGAGAGGAGCTTGCGCGACGGCATGGCAAGGGCGCGCACCTATTTCGACAAGGAGAGGGGTATGAGCTACGTGGCTCCGGCGGGGGCTGCCGTGGTGCTCGACCCCCGCAACGGCGAGATACTGGCCATGGCCAGCGAGCCCACCTTCAACCTCGAGGATTTCGTGGGCGGCATCGACGAGGAGGAGTGGCGCAAGCTCAACGACCCCGCGAATAACTACCCCCTGAACAACAGGGCCATCGTAGGGCAGTATCCGCCGGGTTCCACCTTCAAGGTGGTGACCGCCATGGCCGCCCTGCAGGAGGGGATGGTGGCCGCCCGTTCCCCCTTCCGCTGCAACCACGTGTTCAACCGCGGGGAGTTCGAGCAGTTCCCCAAGACGTGCTGGGGAACGCACGGCTCCATCGATTTCATCGACGGGATCATCCAATCCTGCGACGTGGTCTTCTACGAGTTGGGGTACGCCTTCTACGAGAACCGTAACCGGGAAGGCTGGGTCACGCGCCTGCAGGACTACGCTCTCCTGGCCGGCCTGGGCCACACCACGGGGGTGGACCTGCCAAACGAGTTCGAGGGGAGGGTCCCGACCCCCCAGTGGAAGTGGGAGTTCAACCAGGGAAACCCGGATTACCAGAGGTGGTACCCGGGGGATACGGTGAACATGGCCGTGGGCCAGGGGGATATCCTGGTAACCCCGCTGCAGCTGGCGAACCTCTACGCCGCCATCGCGAACCGCGGGCCTTTTTACCGGCCTCACGTGGGCAAGGAGATCCTCACCTACCTGGGCGAGACGGTGGAGACCATTCAGCCGCAGCGCCTGGGCGATATCACGGAACCCCGGAACGAGCTGGGCATATACGTGGGGAAAGACAAGCTCGACGTGGTGCGTTCCGCCCTCACCGGCGTGGTGGGCGGCGGGGGCACGGCGGCGGGCGCTTTCGCCGGCTTCCCCATAAGCCAGATACCCGTGGCGGGAAAGACCGGGACGGCCGAGGTGCAAGGCAAGCAGCCCTGCGCGTGGTTCGCCTGCTATGCGCCCGCGTACGATCCCCGCTACGTGGTGGTGGTCATGGTGGAAGAGGGTGGGCACGGAGGCCTGGTGGCTGCACCGATCGCGCGCCACATACTCGAATACATCTTCGGCCTGCCCCAGGGCCAGCCCGAAGTGACGGTGACGGAGTAGGAAGCCTTGTAGAGGGAGAGAACATATGCCGCAACGGCTGGGAAGGGTACTGGCTCCCAAGGTCACGGAGCGGAAGAGGAGCGACGAGCTGGCACGGCGGCTGGGCGAGCTCCCCGTCCGTCACGTGGACTGGACGCTCCTGGCGATAACCCTCTTCCTCGTGGTCTTCGGCATGATCATCCAGTATAGCGCCACCCGCGGCGACAACCCGGACCACCCGACCTATTACGTGCTGCGCACGGCGCTGAACCTCCTGCTGGGCCTGGTGGCGATGGGCCTCATCCTCAGCTTCGATTACCGCCGGCTGAAGGTGGCGACGCCCTTCATCTACGCGTTCTTCCTCCTGGCCCTGCTGGCGGTGTTCATCGCGGAGGAATCCATGGGCTCCCAGCGGTGGATAACCCTGGGCCCGCTGAGCTTCCAGCCCTCGGAGTACTGCAAGCTGGTGCTCATACTGACCCTGGCCAATTACCTCTCCGACAACCGCTCCGACCCGGAATCGTTCCGCAGTTTCTTCATCCCCGTGCTGTGGACGATGCCCTTGATGGTGCTCGTCTTCCTGCAACCGGACCTTGGGACGACCATGGTTTTCGCGGCCATCCTCCTGGGTATGCTCTATCTCGTGGGATGCCGCATGCGCTACTGGCTCGGCTTCCTGGGGTTCGGGGTGCTGGGATTCGTGCTGGGTTTCGCCTTCCATTTCTTCAAGCCTTACCAGGTGGAGCGCTTTACGGCTTTTCTCAAGCAGGGGGCGAGCATACAGGGTGCCGGTTACCAGCTCATGCAGTCGAAGATAGCCATCGGGTCCGGCCAGCTGGTGGGTAAGGGCCTGCTCAAGGGCACGCAGACCAACCTGAAGTTCATCCCCGCCCACCATACCGACTTCGTCTTCGCCGTGGTGGGGGAGGAGCTTGGCTTGCTGGGAGCCCTCCTCCTCATCGCCGCCTTCTGTTACCTGCTCTGGCGCGGGGTGCGCATCGCCAACAACGCGCGCGATTTCTATGGCACCATGATCGCCTTCGGCGTCGTGGTCATGTTCGCCTTCCAGATGATCGTGAACATCGGGATGACCATCGGGATCATGCCCATCACCGGTATACCCCTACCCTTCATCACCTACGGAGGGTCCAACCTGGTGGTCAACCTCATGGCCATAGGCCTGCTCACCAACGTCTACATGCGCAGGTTTTCCCAGATATAGGCATTTCGCGATCTATTGGAATATATTGGTAAGAACCTGGGGAGCGGGAAGGAGGAACATGCAAGGGGAAACGGAAGCGGACCGGCCCTTCCGGTCCGGGTTCGTCGGCATCATCGGGCGGCCCAACGTGGGAAAGTCGACCCTCCTCAACAACCTCATGCACCGCAAGTTGGCCATCATCTCCGACAAGCCGCAGACGACGCGAAACAGGATACGCTGCGTGCTGACCCGTGACGACGCGCAGGTGGTCTTCATCGACACCCCCGGTTTTCACAAACCGCGCAATGCCCTGGGGGAGCGTTTGAACAAGGCGGTGCGCGAGACCCTCTCCGAGGTGGACGTGGTGGTGTTCATGCTCGACGGTACCCAGACCATAGGCAAGGGGGACCTCTTCATCGCCAGGGAACTGGAGGAGCTGGAGACGCCGGTGGTGGCGGTTCTCAACAAGATAGACCGCCTTAACGCCGACCAGGTGGAAGCCCAGCTGGCCGTTGTCGAGAAGCTGGGCGAGTTCCGCGATATCATCCCCCTCGCGGCCAAGACGGGGGAGAACGTGCATGCCCTCGTGGAGCGCATAGTAGAATTGCTCCCCGAGGGCCCCAAGTACTATCCGGACGACATGGTCACCGACCAGCCGGCCTCCTTCATCGTGGCCGAGATCATCAGGGAGAAGGTCCTGCAGCTGACGCGGGAGGAGGTGCCTCACAGCGTCGCCGTGGTGGTGGAGGAGATGAAAAAGCGCGAGGAGAGCGACCTCGTGGATATCGATGCCGTGATCTACGTTGAGAGGGATTCCCAGAAAGGCATCATCATCGGCAGGGGAGGCAGGATGCTCAAGGAGATCGGCACGCGGAGCCGGCAGGAGATCGAGCCCCTGCTGGGGGAGCGGGTTTACCTGCGCCTGCAGGTCAAGGTGGAGAAGGACTGGTCAAGGCGGCCGCAGCTGGTCAGGAGGATGGGTTACTGAATGCCCCGGTTCGTAAATGAGGGTATGGTGACAGGCACATGGAGGAGAGGAACCGCGTACTGGGCGAGAGCCTGAGCGAGCTTCTTGAGCAGGGGAGGATGGGCGCGGCGCTCGCCCTGCTCGACGGGCTGCACCCGGCGGACGCCGCCGAGGTCCTGGAGAGCGTGCCCTACGAGGCGAGGTTGCGCATCTTCAAGGCATGGGATGCGGAGGAATCCTCCGAAGCCCTGCTCGAGATGTCCGAGGGCGGGCAGGTGGAGGTGGTCCAGGGCCTGGCGCGTAACCTGGCGGTGCGCATCATCTCCGAGATGCCCCCGGATGACGCCGTGGACCTGCTGGCGGACCTTCCGCCCAAGCTGGCGGAATCCATCCTTTCCGGTATCAACCCCGTTCACGCCGGCAAGCTGCGGCGGCTTCTCGCCCACGGCGAGAACACCGCCGGCGGGCTGATGACCCCCGAGGCCGTGCGGCTGCCCGATTCCCTTACCGTGGGGGAGATCCTGGAGGAATTGCGCGGGGCTCCGGAGAGCATAGAGATGATCTACTACGTTTATCTCCACGACGAGAACGACCGCCTCACGGGGGTGATATCGTTGCGCGAACTGATCGTCGCCGCTCCCGACCTGCCCGTGCGCGATATCATGCACCGCGACCTCATCACCGTGGGGCCGGGGGAGGACCAGGAAATAGTCGCCTCCCTCATCGACCGCTACGACCTGCTGGCGTTGCCGGTGGTGGACGAGCAGGGCAGGCTTCTCGGCATCGTGACCTTTGACGACGTGATGGACGTCATCGAGGAGGAGAGCAAGGAGGATATCTACGGCCTGGCGGGGACCTTCGAAGCGGAGGAAGGGAGGGAACGCCGTCCCTTCCTGGCGGCCTTCCTGGGAAGGCTCCCCTGGGTGCTCGTGGCGCTCGCCCTCGAGCTGCTGCTGGCGGGAGGGATACTCAGGGCGTTCTCCGGCGTGCTCAGGGAACACCTGGCGGTGATGTTCTTCATACCCGCCATCCTCTCCATGGGAAGTACCGTTTCGCTGCAGAGCGCCGCCCGCATCTCCGTGGATATCGCCCACGGGGGGGAGAGGCGCGGGAGAGCAAGGGGCATCCTGGGGGAGGCGGGCGTGGGACTCCTGGTGGCCGTTTTCGCCGGAGGGGCAATGGCCCTGGTGGCATGGTCCATGCGGGAAAGCGCTCGACTGGGAATGGTGGTGGGCCTGGCCATGGCGTGCAGCGTGGTCTTCGCTGCCCTGGTGGGAGCCGCGCTTCCCCTCACCCTGCGGGCCATGGGGAAGGACCCGTCGCGG
The Actinomycetota bacterium DNA segment above includes these coding regions:
- a CDS encoding rod shape-determining protein, whose amino-acid sequence is MLGRDMAIDLGTANTLVYVRGKGIVLNEPSVVAINTSNGAILAVGAEAKRMIGRTPGHIVAVRPLKDGVIADFDVTEKMLRYFIQKVHKRRLFARPRVVVCVPSGTTGVEQRAVEEACIQAGARAAYIIEEPMAAAIGAGLPIHEPTGNMVVDVGGGTTEVAVISLGGIVTSESIRIGGDELDEAVVNYIKREYNLMIGERTAEELKIQIGSAFPVDDEINAEIRGRDLVTGLPKTIVVLAEEIREAIEEPVSSIVEAVKTTLDKTPPELASDIMDRGIYLTGGGSLLTGLDERLRHETAMPVVVTASPLSDVAIGSGKCLEEFDIMKKVLISSSRH
- the era gene encoding GTPase Era, translated to MQGETEADRPFRSGFVGIIGRPNVGKSTLLNNLMHRKLAIISDKPQTTRNRIRCVLTRDDAQVVFIDTPGFHKPRNALGERLNKAVRETLSEVDVVVFMLDGTQTIGKGDLFIARELEELETPVVAVLNKIDRLNADQVEAQLAVVEKLGEFRDIIPLAAKTGENVHALVERIVELLPEGPKYYPDDMVTDQPASFIVAEIIREKVLQLTREEVPHSVAVVVEEMKKREESDLVDIDAVIYVERDSQKGIIIGRGGRMLKEIGTRSRQEIEPLLGERVYLRLQVKVEKDWSRRPQLVRRMGY
- the rodA gene encoding rod shape-determining protein RodA — encoded protein: MPQRLGRVLAPKVTERKRSDELARRLGELPVRHVDWTLLAITLFLVVFGMIIQYSATRGDNPDHPTYYVLRTALNLLLGLVAMGLILSFDYRRLKVATPFIYAFFLLALLAVFIAEESMGSQRWITLGPLSFQPSEYCKLVLILTLANYLSDNRSDPESFRSFFIPVLWTMPLMVLVFLQPDLGTTMVFAAILLGMLYLVGCRMRYWLGFLGFGVLGFVLGFAFHFFKPYQVERFTAFLKQGASIQGAGYQLMQSKIAIGSGQLVGKGLLKGTQTNLKFIPAHHTDFVFAVVGEELGLLGALLLIAAFCYLLWRGVRIANNARDFYGTMIAFGVVVMFAFQMIVNIGMTIGIMPITGIPLPFITYGGSNLVVNLMAIGLLTNVYMRRFSQI
- the mreC gene encoding rod shape-determining protein MreC; this translates as MMERENRRQRTLLIILVVICVLLVTVYSRESDDGLFHRLQRFSMDVVSPLQKGMKKVFGPVRDGIAFLLDLGRARGERDRLKEEVKDLEEKVHELEETKRENEMLREMISVKEANPELEFLVVDVIGANPDAWEQTILIGAGYSDGLKEYMAVLSEDGSLVGRIILCTSQSSVVQLITDEESAVGAKLQRNSEMGVLRGEGGGKVHLELLNQDADVRTGDMVVSSGLGGTCPAGIPIGVITEIGEKQADLSVGIIIQPRANMTRLDKVMVVMSPQPSTAPGVAEGGR
- the mrdA gene encoding penicillin-binding protein 2, with translation MMPVNPQQKGAMVHRYTLFVMFVGVMVAVLVVRLWFLQVVQGDRYRVMAEGNRIREVPLEASRGKILDRNGQMLVGNRWALSIFVLPTEFEKLEDKEGEAARLAEMLGMSAEEVLEKVQGEEVQPHKPVLIRKDVDPRVYFYIAERQVDFPWVLAEKMPVREYPEGDESLAAHVLGYLGEISEEQLEKLSEKGYKAGDIVGTSGVEAYYEDILRGVDGKMIMEVDAQGKPLQELGKEERNPGKTLVLTLEKELQREVERSLRDGMARARTYFDKERGMSYVAPAGAAVVLDPRNGEILAMASEPTFNLEDFVGGIDEEEWRKLNDPANNYPLNNRAIVGQYPPGSTFKVVTAMAALQEGMVAARSPFRCNHVFNRGEFEQFPKTCWGTHGSIDFIDGIIQSCDVVFYELGYAFYENRNREGWVTRLQDYALLAGLGHTTGVDLPNEFEGRVPTPQWKWEFNQGNPDYQRWYPGDTVNMAVGQGDILVTPLQLANLYAAIANRGPFYRPHVGKEILTYLGETVETIQPQRLGDITEPRNELGIYVGKDKLDVVRSALTGVVGGGGTAAGAFAGFPISQIPVAGKTGTAEVQGKQPCAWFACYAPAYDPRYVVVVMVEEGGHGGLVAAPIARHILEYIFGLPQGQPEVTVTE
- the mgtE gene encoding magnesium transporter; translation: MEERNRVLGESLSELLEQGRMGAALALLDGLHPADAAEVLESVPYEARLRIFKAWDAEESSEALLEMSEGGQVEVVQGLARNLAVRIISEMPPDDAVDLLADLPPKLAESILSGINPVHAGKLRRLLAHGENTAGGLMTPEAVRLPDSLTVGEILEELRGAPESIEMIYYVYLHDENDRLTGVISLRELIVAAPDLPVRDIMHRDLITVGPGEDQEIVASLIDRYDLLALPVVDEQGRLLGIVTFDDVMDVIEEESKEDIYGLAGTFEAEEGRERRPFLAAFLGRLPWVLVALALELLLAGGILRAFSGVLREHLAVMFFIPAILSMGSTVSLQSAARISVDIAHGGERRGRARGILGEAGVGLLVAVFAGGAMALVAWSMRESARLGMVVGLAMACSVVFAALVGAALPLTLRAMGKDPSRAGEPLLATLMDVLCLAVYMAISLALV
- the mreD gene encoding rod shape-determining protein MreD produces the protein MMSAHRRLLFAIILLVFLLIQVGVATEISVGRVKPDILLVATICWALLEGPSRGALFGFFGGLLEDAFTTAVMGVGAFAKTILGYAGGELRQRVISKSVVWPAVIVFFGSILHELIKFATWAMVGMEERPAFNFGIIAGMALYNALLTLVVYPVLARFSTGEERALMF